The following coding sequences are from one Sporichthya brevicatena window:
- a CDS encoding ATP-binding protein has translation MEPVTPHLHPRRVTPLLVALAAVEPVIALHGPRSVGKSTVLRTFAASRDVPVIDLDDVAVRDAVQANPTLTASGQTPLCVDEYQHAPEILDAIKARLNQPPTLAGTAVLTGSTRQDALPSTAQSLTGRIHRINIWPLSQGELHGAHENLIESLRADPVRTLAVHPSSSTTRGEYIERITAGGFPLAVVRRDTDRNRWFDNYVRDSILRDATELQRIRQRQLVADLLDRLAGQTAQVLNLSKLSDSLGVDRKTAEEHLRLLEDLFLVVRLPAWGTTLRARATSKPKIHVVDSGLAARLLRITPAKMARLDPTVLTEFGHLLETFVVGELRKHVSWIDEPVSTGHWRTHDKDEVDFVIEFDDGDVLAFEVKSGERVIENDLRGLRKLREALGSRFVAGVAFSTGTRSYTAEDRIHVMPVDRLWRTVDLT, from the coding sequence ATGGAACCGGTGACTCCGCACCTGCATCCGAGGCGCGTCACGCCGCTCCTCGTCGCGCTTGCGGCGGTTGAGCCCGTCATCGCGCTCCACGGTCCGCGCTCGGTGGGCAAGTCGACGGTGCTCCGAACGTTCGCGGCGAGCCGAGACGTTCCAGTGATTGACCTCGACGACGTCGCTGTCCGCGACGCCGTCCAGGCCAATCCCACGCTCACCGCTTCCGGTCAGACACCGCTGTGCGTCGACGAGTATCAGCACGCCCCGGAGATCCTCGATGCGATCAAGGCACGTCTCAATCAGCCACCGACGTTGGCGGGAACCGCTGTCCTCACCGGGTCAACGCGGCAGGACGCGCTGCCGTCCACCGCACAATCGCTGACCGGCCGGATCCATCGCATCAACATCTGGCCGCTGTCTCAGGGCGAGCTGCACGGCGCTCACGAGAACCTCATCGAGTCACTCCGAGCGGACCCGGTCAGGACGCTTGCGGTTCACCCGAGCTCGTCGACGACGCGCGGTGAATACATCGAGCGCATCACTGCCGGCGGGTTCCCGCTCGCAGTCGTCCGTCGGGATACTGACCGCAATCGTTGGTTCGACAACTACGTCCGCGACTCGATCCTCAGAGATGCAACGGAACTCCAGCGCATCCGCCAACGCCAGCTCGTAGCCGACCTTCTCGATCGCCTCGCGGGGCAGACGGCACAGGTGCTCAATCTCTCCAAGCTCAGCGACAGCCTCGGCGTCGATCGCAAGACAGCCGAAGAACACTTGAGGTTGTTGGAGGACCTGTTCCTCGTCGTGCGTCTTCCCGCATGGGGGACGACACTTCGGGCTCGCGCGACGTCGAAGCCCAAGATTCACGTCGTGGACTCCGGTCTCGCCGCACGCCTCCTCCGGATCACTCCGGCCAAGATGGCTCGGCTCGACCCGACCGTGCTAACCGAGTTCGGACATCTCCTCGAGACGTTCGTGGTGGGCGAGCTCCGCAAGCACGTCTCGTGGATCGACGAGCCGGTCAGTACCGGCCACTGGCGCACCCATGACAAGGACGAGGTCGACTTCGTCATCGAATTCGACGACGGGGACGTACTCGCCTTCGAGGTGAAGTCAGGCGAACGGGTCATCGAGAACGACCTCAGGGGGCTGCGGAAGCTGCGGGAGGCATTGGGCAGTCGTTTCGTCGCCGGCGTCGCCTTCAGTACCGGCACACGGTCCTACACCGCGGAGGATCGCATTCACGTCATGCCGGTCGACCGGTTGTGGCGAACGGTGGACCTGACGTGA
- a CDS encoding MFS transporter has translation MFGRREWLALVVLVIPAFIVGIDMTVLHLAVAPMSEDLEPTSSELLWIVDSYGFMVAGFLITMGTIGDRMGRRRLWLIGTTAFCLLSVAAFLAETAEALIAARALLGIAGAALSPSTVSLIRTLFSDEKQRLAAISVWAAAWFGGMALGPVVGGGVIEWLGWQWVFLIAVPFMVPALILGPILLPEAKDTEAGRIDLASVALSIAGVIGVIWGLKHIAEKGVDGQAIGAILLGLALVALFIRRQTRLTDPLLDLALLKNPRVSGALSTQTIIVLALGGTQFFIGQHLQLVLGYSALEAGAWLLVPTLAGIVATMAGPELAKKVHPAHLIGGGCAIAAVGMVLLTSPGNDRLTVVLLGYGLLWLGAGPMFALCADLILGSAPEERAGGAGALSETGNEFGLALGIGLVGTAGIALYRRQIDMPAGMSEEQEDAARESLGSALNTAAELPADVGAQLLESGRQAFIDGVTLSAGLGAALCLIGAVLGTFLLSSVDLAGHAHGGSGPVESSGAVEGVPDDGDEAVVDAVELGGVRVGGELDDAALDHPGEPAGGLHGM, from the coding sequence ATGTTCGGACGCCGGGAGTGGCTCGCACTCGTCGTACTCGTCATCCCGGCCTTCATCGTCGGCATCGACATGACGGTGCTTCACCTGGCCGTTGCTCCGATGTCGGAGGACCTGGAGCCGACCAGTTCCGAACTGCTCTGGATCGTCGACTCCTACGGCTTCATGGTCGCGGGCTTCCTCATCACGATGGGGACCATCGGTGACCGGATGGGCCGCCGGCGACTGTGGCTGATCGGCACCACGGCCTTCTGTCTGCTCTCCGTCGCGGCGTTCCTGGCCGAGACCGCCGAGGCGCTGATCGCCGCACGGGCCCTGCTCGGCATCGCCGGCGCGGCGCTGTCACCGTCGACCGTTTCGCTGATCCGCACGCTCTTTTCCGACGAGAAGCAGCGCCTGGCCGCGATCTCGGTCTGGGCGGCGGCGTGGTTCGGCGGCATGGCGCTCGGCCCGGTGGTGGGCGGCGGGGTCATCGAGTGGCTCGGCTGGCAGTGGGTGTTCCTGATCGCCGTGCCGTTCATGGTCCCCGCCCTGATCCTCGGCCCGATCCTGCTGCCGGAGGCCAAGGACACTGAGGCCGGCCGGATCGACCTCGCCTCCGTCGCGCTCTCGATCGCCGGCGTCATCGGCGTCATCTGGGGCCTGAAGCACATCGCCGAGAAGGGCGTGGACGGCCAGGCGATCGGTGCGATCCTGCTCGGCCTCGCGCTCGTGGCGCTGTTCATCCGGCGGCAGACGCGCCTGACGGACCCGCTGCTCGACCTCGCGCTGCTGAAGAACCCGCGCGTGAGCGGTGCGCTGAGCACCCAGACGATCATCGTGCTCGCGCTGGGCGGGACGCAGTTCTTCATCGGCCAGCACCTGCAACTGGTGCTCGGGTACTCGGCGCTGGAGGCCGGCGCCTGGCTGCTGGTCCCGACGCTCGCCGGGATCGTCGCGACGATGGCTGGGCCCGAGCTGGCGAAGAAGGTGCACCCCGCGCACCTCATCGGGGGCGGGTGCGCCATCGCCGCGGTCGGGATGGTGCTGCTGACGAGCCCCGGCAACGACCGGCTCACCGTGGTGCTGCTCGGGTACGGCCTGCTCTGGCTCGGGGCCGGCCCGATGTTCGCGCTCTGCGCCGACCTGATTCTCGGCTCCGCACCGGAGGAGCGCGCGGGCGGCGCCGGTGCCCTGTCCGAGACCGGCAACGAGTTCGGTCTCGCGCTCGGCATCGGTCTCGTCGGAACGGCGGGCATCGCGTTGTACCGGCGTCAGATCGACATGCCCGCCGGGATGAGCGAGGAGCAGGAGGACGCGGCCCGCGAGAGCCTCGGCAGCGCGTTGAACACCGCCGCCGAGCTACCCGCGGACGTCGGAGCGCAGCTGCTCGAGAGCGGTCGACAGGCCTTCATCGACGGAGTGACCCTGTCGGCCGGCCTGGGCGCGGCGCTGTGCCTGATCGGCGCCGTGCTGGGGACGTTCCTGTTGAGCTCGGTCGATCTCGCGGGCCACGCCCACGGCGGCTCAGGTCCCGTGGAGAGCTCAGGTGCCGTAGAGGGTGTGCCAGATGACGGCGACGAGGCTGTCGTAGATGCGGTCGAGCTGGGCGGCGTTCGCGTCGGAGGTGAGCTGGACGATGCCGCGCTCGACCATCCAGGTGAGCCAGCCGGCGGTCTCCATGGGATGTAG
- a CDS encoding TOTE conflict system archaeo-eukaryotic primase domain-containing protein, whose translation MSEDALLRQLAELRQENERLKKLLRLTKLEADAAAGTQTAWFDRTPGPVTASSSPEAKVAFYSALFGARRDVYSIRWENERLGKSGWMPAVEGGWSKGKKDNPRYLPLTPDVVAAHLRGSLHIGLYPMLSGDETCWLAADFDGAAAMLDALAYLKAARALGAPAALEVSRSGVGAHVWIFFTGPVPAATARQLGTGLIREAIALRGRMDLGCYDRLFPSQDTVPVGRFGNLIAAPLHGVSRREHGTTVFLDLATLEPYDDQWEYLSTLDRLKPKQVTAIAGRLREPTVGVKVQRLYTTAATKTQPRASTRVHLTLDGGVRLPSKELTPAQYSTLKHAASMSNPDFHDRQRRRQSTWNIPRFIQSFDETLDGQLVLPRGLLDTVARVIDEPGSKVEIDDQRSGGTQSDVTLTVELTSAQRVAVENALPHDLGVLVAPPGSGKTVMACAAIAEHAVSTLVLVDRKTLADQWRSQIQSLLGVKPGQLGGGRSKLSGIVDVATLQTLARRDDLDDKLAGYGLVVVDECHHIPAAAFEAAVRTIPARRWLGLTATPYRRDQLNDLIAFQLGPVRHEFGPAESGTLESSAANRPEPVLVVHPTDFACESPIDFSVPGAIAGVHRALAEDESRNTQIILDVCEALARDRNCLVLAQRTGHVDHLAELLKAAGHDAVVLKGGMGAKARAAAMKRLQLQEDGQPLLAVATGSFVGEGFDCPALDTLFLAGPVSFKGRLVQYAGRVLRAHPGKVTAEVHDYHDANVPVLAAALAKRAPGYLSLGFPDPRRQ comes from the coding sequence ATGAGCGAGGACGCACTCCTTCGCCAGCTGGCCGAACTCCGACAGGAGAACGAGCGGCTGAAGAAGCTGCTGCGCCTTACCAAGCTCGAGGCCGACGCCGCGGCAGGAACGCAGACGGCGTGGTTCGACCGAACACCCGGACCGGTGACCGCGAGTTCATCACCGGAGGCCAAAGTCGCGTTCTACTCCGCGCTGTTCGGAGCCCGCCGCGACGTGTACTCCATCCGATGGGAGAACGAACGCCTCGGCAAGTCTGGCTGGATGCCCGCAGTCGAGGGAGGCTGGAGCAAGGGCAAGAAAGATAATCCGCGCTACCTCCCCTTGACGCCCGACGTCGTGGCCGCCCATCTGCGCGGCTCACTGCACATCGGCCTGTATCCGATGCTGTCGGGCGATGAGACGTGCTGGCTCGCGGCGGACTTCGACGGGGCGGCCGCGATGCTGGATGCCCTCGCGTACCTCAAGGCAGCACGCGCACTCGGAGCACCGGCTGCACTGGAGGTCTCGCGCTCGGGGGTCGGTGCGCATGTGTGGATCTTCTTCACAGGTCCGGTCCCAGCGGCCACGGCCCGCCAACTCGGCACTGGGCTCATCCGGGAAGCGATCGCCCTTCGCGGCCGCATGGACCTCGGTTGCTACGACCGCCTCTTCCCGTCGCAGGACACGGTGCCGGTCGGACGTTTCGGCAATCTGATCGCCGCGCCCTTGCATGGGGTCAGCCGACGAGAGCACGGCACCACCGTGTTTCTCGACCTGGCCACGCTGGAGCCGTACGACGATCAGTGGGAGTACTTGTCGACTCTCGACCGCCTGAAACCGAAACAGGTCACGGCGATCGCTGGTCGACTTCGCGAACCGACGGTCGGCGTCAAGGTTCAGCGGCTCTACACGACAGCAGCAACGAAAACCCAGCCGCGGGCGTCGACGCGTGTGCACCTCACCCTGGATGGCGGTGTTCGTCTGCCGAGTAAGGAACTGACGCCGGCTCAGTACTCGACCCTCAAGCACGCCGCGTCAATGTCGAACCCAGACTTCCACGACCGGCAGCGCCGTCGGCAGTCGACGTGGAACATCCCGCGCTTCATCCAGTCCTTCGACGAGACCCTCGACGGCCAGCTGGTCCTGCCACGCGGCCTCCTCGACACCGTCGCCCGCGTCATCGACGAACCTGGCAGCAAGGTCGAGATCGACGACCAGCGTTCCGGCGGGACCCAGAGCGACGTCACGCTCACCGTCGAACTGACCTCGGCGCAACGTGTTGCCGTTGAGAATGCGCTCCCGCACGATCTCGGAGTGCTCGTCGCCCCACCGGGCTCGGGCAAAACCGTCATGGCCTGCGCAGCCATTGCCGAGCACGCCGTCTCCACCCTGGTGCTCGTGGACCGCAAGACCCTCGCGGACCAATGGCGCAGCCAGATCCAGTCGCTCCTCGGAGTGAAGCCCGGCCAGCTCGGCGGAGGCCGTTCGAAGCTCAGCGGCATCGTCGACGTCGCGACACTTCAGACCCTCGCGCGACGCGACGATCTCGACGACAAGCTCGCCGGATACGGCCTGGTCGTCGTCGACGAATGCCACCACATCCCCGCTGCGGCCTTCGAGGCAGCCGTTCGCACCATCCCGGCCCGGCGCTGGCTCGGCCTCACCGCGACGCCATACCGGCGCGACCAACTCAACGACCTCATCGCTTTCCAACTCGGTCCCGTCCGGCATGAGTTCGGTCCTGCCGAAAGCGGGACACTGGAGAGCTCAGCCGCCAACAGACCCGAACCCGTCCTGGTGGTCCACCCGACAGACTTCGCATGCGAGTCGCCGATCGACTTCTCCGTCCCCGGCGCCATCGCTGGCGTCCATCGCGCCCTGGCTGAGGACGAGTCACGAAACACCCAGATCATCTTGGACGTCTGCGAAGCGTTGGCCCGCGACCGCAACTGCCTCGTGCTCGCCCAACGCACTGGACACGTCGACCACTTGGCCGAACTACTCAAGGCCGCCGGCCATGACGCGGTCGTTCTCAAAGGCGGGATGGGAGCGAAAGCACGAGCCGCTGCGATGAAGCGATTGCAGCTCCAGGAAGACGGACAGCCCCTTCTCGCCGTCGCCACCGGAAGCTTCGTCGGCGAAGGATTCGACTGCCCCGCCCTCGACACGCTCTTCCTCGCCGGGCCGGTCTCCTTCAAGGGCAGGTTGGTGCAGTACGCCGGACGAGTCCTACGCGCCCACCCCGGCAAGGTCACCGCCGAAGTCCACGACTACCACGACGCGAACGTCCCCGTTCTCGCCGCCGCTTTGGCGAAGCGCGCCCCCGGCTACCTCAGTCTCGGCTTCCCTGACCCACGTCGTCAGTGA